Below is a window of Christensenella minuta DNA.
GGAAAACAGTCTCTTCATTTTTCTGAATTTCTTCAAGACAAAGCCCGTCAACAATCAATTTTGTCCTGCCTTTCCACATCGAGATCCTTCATTACCATTTCATTTCCAGACTTTATGTCCTTTTTTCTCACAGTATAGGCAATCGTACGAAATAAAACCTCCGAATCCAACCTGAAGTTTACATGTTTGATATACTGAATATCTATATGAAACCTAGCCTTCCATTCAAGGTCATTCCTTCCGTTTATCTGTGCCAATCCAGTAAGCCCCGGCCGCATATCGTGCCTGTGATGTTCTTCCTTTGTATAATATGGCAGATATTCTTTAAGCAACGGCCTCGGCCCCACAAAGCTCATCTCGCCTTTCAAGATATTGAGCAATTCCGGCAATTCGTCAATGCTGGTGCTTCTCAATTTTTTCCCAAAGCCTGTCAGCCGTTCGCCGTCGGGCAACAGTTCCCCGTTTTCATCCTTCCGGTCCGTCATTGTACGAAATTTATACATCGTGAATATCTTTTCATCTTTTCCCGGACGCCGCTGCCGGAAAATAACCGGACTGCCTAATTTTGCCCGTACCAGAATTGCCGTTACCAAAAACACCGGAGATAAAATTCCCAGCGATAGGGCTGAAAATATGATATCCAGCAGCCTTTTGATGTATTTCCGGTACATTCAGAACAATCCTTTTATGATCCCGCAGACCCGGGCCATATCCTTTTCCGTCATTTTCGTATCGCTGGGCAGACAGACGCCCCGGCCGAACACATCTTCCGATACCGCAATGGCGTCACTATTGTCACTGAAAAATTCATAGTGTTCATAAAACGGCTGCAAATGCATCGGCTTCCACACCGGACGGCTCTCAATATTCTCTTTTTCCAGCGCGAGCATAATATCCAGCGGTTTTATCTTTGAATCCGGTTCCAGCAAAATAATGCTCAGCCAGTAATTCGGCTTACCCCATGAAGCAATCGGGCACATTTCTATTTCTCCGATCTCTTCAAAGGCGTTTTTATAATATTCATAAATAGCTTTTTTTTGCTTAATCCGTTCGGAAAGTATCGTAAGCTGGCCGCGCCCGATCCCTGCGACGATATTGCTCATCCGGTAATTATACCCAAGCTCACTGTGCTGGTAATGCCGCGCCTGGTCCCGTGCCTGAGTCGCCCAAAAGCGCGCCTTTGCGATCGCTTCTTCATCATCTGATACAAGCATTCCGCCGCCGGAAGTCGTGATGATCTTATTGCCGTTAAAAGAAAAAACGCCAAACTTCCCGATTGATCCGCTCATCTTATCTTTATAGGTTGCGCCCAGGCTTTCCGCCGCATCTTCAATGATCGGAATATTTCGCTTATCGCATATTCTTTTGATTGCAGCCATATCCGCACTTTGCCCGTACAAATTAACGGCGATTACTGCTTTGGGAACCTGCTTCTTGAACGCTTTTTCAAGTGCGGCCGGCGACATATTAAGGCTTTTCCTCTCACTGTCGATGAACACTGGGACCGCTTGTTCATATATAATCGGATTGCAGCTTGCGGCAAAGGTGAGATCGGAACAAAATACGATATCGCCCTGTTTTACGCCACAAGCTTTCAAGGCAAGATGGATCGCCGCCGTGCCGCTGGAAAGGGCGGCCGCCGCTTTCACGCCTGCGTATGCGGCAATTTCCCGCTCAAAGTAATCGACATTTTTCCCAAGCGGAGCAATCCAGTTCGTATCGAACGCTTCTTGAATATAATCCATCTCTTTTCCGCACATATGCGGGGATGACAAATAAATTTTTTCCCTCAATTTACCGATTGCTCCGTAATATCTCCGCTTAACGCAGAAGAGTGCGCCGCATCTATTGCCGACATCATAAAGATAACTATCATCTGTGCAATTAAAAAACTAGCTATGGCCTTCTCACCGATCCCTGTCACACCACGGCTGGTAGGTCGTTACAATCTGCTTGAGCCGGCCGATAGCATCCATATCATTATTATTTGCAAGGGTCAGCATCTGCTCAAACAATTCAAGGTCAAAGGATGTTTCGCCCGGACCCAGCTTAAATATCCGGTTATGCGCCGTCGTATCGAGCCGCTCTTTTTCCTCAGCCATAGCAAGCTCCTCATAAAGCTTTTCACCCGGGCGCAGCCCGATGATCTCGATGGGAATATCCACATCCGGCTCGTATCCGTAAAAGTGGATCAGTGTTTTTGCAAGCTCCATGATCTTGACCGGCTTGCCCATATCCAGCACATAAACCGAACCGCTGTTGGCAAGGGCGCCCGCCTGCAGCACCAGCTGCGCTGCTTCCGGAATCGTCATGAAATAACGCACGATATCCGGATGGGTAACGGTGACCGGGCCTCCGTTCCTGATCTGGTTTTCCATCAGCGGAATGACGCTGCCGTGCGAGCCGAGCACATTGCCAAACCGCACGCTCATACATTTCATCCCGGTCTTTTTCGCGAAGGACTGCACCGCCATCTCCGTGAGGCGCTTGGTCGCGCCCATAATGCTGGTCGGGTTCACCGCCTTATCCGTCGAAAGGTTTACAAACCGCTCCACTCCAGCCTCATTTGCCGCCTGCAGGGTGTTCAGCGTGCCCTGTACATTGTTTTTGATGGCCTCCAGCGGGCAGTCCTCCATCAACGGCACATGCTTATGTGCCGCGGCGTGGAACACGATCTGAGGATGCACCTCGCAAAAAACCTGCTTCAGCCGTTCAATCTCCCGCACCGAGCCGATCCGTATTTTGACATCCAGCGCATCTCCATACTGCCGTTTCAGCTCGCAATGCAGTTCATAAGCCGTATTTTCATAAATATCGAAGATGGTCAGGCTCTTGATGTTGAAGCGGGCCGCCTGTCTGCATATTTCGGAACCGATCGATCCGCCGCCGCCTGTTACGAGAACATCTTTTCCATTGAGATATACGCCGATGCTGTCCATATCAAGCTGGACTTCTTCGCGGAACAGGATATCGTTCACCCGGATCTCCCGCAGGGGCGGCGCTCCTTTTTTCTTTTCCGTGTCCATTTCCTGAATCAGCGGAAGGATCCTGACCCGGCAGCCGGTCTTCCGGCACAAGTCGAGGATCTCCGAGAGCTTTTCTCCCTTCAGCGAGGGGATCGCCACGATGATATCCGATACGCTCCTCTGGGTCACGATCCTGGGAATATCCCGGACAAAGCCAACGACCTCGACGCCCTGGATCCGCATTTTCTGCTTATTGGCGTCATCGTCTACGGCGACAATATCCCGGTACCTCCCATAGCCGCGCATTTGCGCAATAATCATTGCCGCGCCGGAACCCGCACCCACAACAAGCAGACTGGCCCGCGCGGGCGATTTACTGTTCTTCCGGATCGAAAGGTGCCGGACCGCCCGGTAACCAAAGCGCGAAACGCAGAGAAAGACCATCAGCAGCAAGGAAAAAAGCATCTGTATGGAGAGCGGGATATGCAGGTCAAAAGCCAGGTCACATCCAAAACAGATCGCGCTCCCGATCACAACGCTGGCGATAATACGCAGGCCCTCCGAGATGCCGCTGTACCTCCACATGCTGTGATACAGCCGGAACAGGTAAAACAGCACGCAGAACAGCACCGATAGGAGAGGCCAGGCAAGCCACAGCAAATTTGTACCAAAAGCGGGGCTCAGGCTTTCAAAACGAATACATACGGCAAAATAAAGCGAAAGAAAAACGGACACGATATCGCACAATACCAGGAACACAATGATCGAATTGCGTGTCCTGTGAATTTTATACGTCTTTTTTTCCTGCATGGCCCCTCACCCCCTTAGATGCAATTAATTATTTTTAAATATTTCAGCCAAATAAAAAGCCGAACAATTGTTCAGCTCCCTCAGCTTTCTTTCTTTTATATCTGCTCTGGTGCGTCAAACCACTGAAACGACATCCAGACATCCTTGACATGGCTCCCGACCTTAATTTCCACCATGGCGCTGCGCCTGTGTTTATTTACCTTTTTTATCATGCCCTCGTAATCCGCAAGCGGCCCGTCTATGATCTTGATATGGTCTCCCTCCATAACAGCCTGAGACAGGCGGATCACCCCATGATAACGCAAAACCCATTCCGCAAACTTCAGGTCGTCCCCGCGCAGCTCAAAACCATCGTCGTATTTCAGACAGCCGGTCAGCTGGCTGATCCCATAAAACAAACCGAAATTCAGAGGTGTTTCCGAATATAAAAAAATATACCCCGGCAGGAGCACATGCCGGCGTTTTTCCCAGGTTCCTTTTTTCTTCTCCTCCCGCTCATACCTTGGGACAAGCGAATAACAGCCGCAAATACGCCTGATTTTATCCGCTACTTTCTCTTCCTCCCCGGAATAGCAGGATACGCAATAGCAATAGGGAAATTTCATCACCCTAACCTACACCGCCTATAAGTCTATGCAGGGATCACGCCACGCTGCCTGCGTTGTACGCTCCCATACACGGATTGTATTCAAGCTGTCAACTTTGTAAGCAGATGTAAAGCCATGGATGAGATAGCTGCATTTAAATTATACAGTACGTCAAAGTATAGTAATACGCACTTGTTTTTTGGTGAACTTTCATTATAATAAAAGATAGAGGAAATCGCTTTCTGTAAGGAAAGCGGTAAGCTGGTCAACTGTGATATCGTTAGTACTTTTGAGTATACTTTTGAGTATAATTTTGCGAATTATTTTTTCGGGCTGTTATATTTGAAATTCTTTTATCTTCTTAAAAAAATAGGTCCGGCCTATCTCTAATTTTTCAAGCGCTTCCCTGAGCGGGATTCCCCCATTCCTCCAAAGAGCTGCCACTTCCCGGAAATTTGAGGGAACCTCCATTTTTTGCCTGCCGAATTTTACTCCCCGCGCCTTGGCGGCGGCAATTCCCTCCGCCTGCCGCGCCCGGATGTTTTCCCGTTCCTTCTGCGCGACATAGGACAATATCTGTAATACCAGATCGGCAATGAATATCCCCGTCAGGTCGTCTCCCTTTTGCCGCGTATCCAGCAGCGGCATATCAAGAACCACAACGTCCGCCTGCTTTTCGCGTGTCATGATCCGCCACTGGTCCATGATTTCGGCATAATTCCTTCCAAGCCTGTCAATAGAGCTGATGAATACCACGTCGCCCTTTTTCAGCCGCCTTAAAAGTTTCTTATATTTAGGCCGCTCGAAATCCTTCCCGCTCTGTTTGTCGATAAAAATGTTCTCCTTTTGGATTCCTTCTTTCAGCAGGGCGGAAATTTGCCTGTCCTCATGCTGCTCTTTTGTCGATACTCGTGCATATCCATATTCTCTTTGTTCCATACTGTTCCCCTATTCATATTTTCTGATGTTTTTTCACTAATATTCATTGTAGAGGAACATTCCTTTTCATCCGATTAAAATTTGTAAATGAAGAGAGAGCATAAAAAATTCATTTTTGCGCTTGCAGGGATTCAGAAACGCTTTTTTATGGGAAAAGGGAAACCGCAAAAAGCCCCGCCTGAGTATACCAGGCGGGGCCTAAAATTCCGGCAGTATTTTTATCGATTCTTCGGCTCCGGTTCGTCTTCGTCTATATCGTCAAAGCGCAGAAAGGCCGCAGAGACGCCGTCGTCTTTGAATTCTTCCACATCCGCGGGCTTCGTATCCGTCATCACGACTTCATCTTCTTCCACGAATTCACCGGGATTGATATCTCTTTTGCTCATAACAATTACCTCCTTTGATTGTGATTTATTGTTAAACCCATTTCCCGCAGTTAAACCGTTTCCCGCCAAAATATGTGGTTTGGCCGGCCGGGAAAGGCTTATTAAAATAAGAGAAACAGAAGGAGGCAAAACTTATGGATCAATTGATGAAAAATATTGAAACCGCGACCGTTCTGCCCTTTGCCGGCCTTGTAGATTACGCGCCCGGCCAGGTGGCGAGCAAAACGCTTGCACAAAACGACGCGGTAAGCCTTACATTGTTTGCGTTTGCCAAGGGAGAAGAAATCAGCACGCACGAATCCCACGGAGACGCGCTCGTGATCGCGCTTGACGGTATTGGAGAAATCACGATCGACGGGGAAAAGCACCCCCTGCGCGCCGGCGAGGCGATCCTGATGCCCGCTCGTCATCCCCACGCCGTTTATGCTGTGGAAAAATTCAAAATGTTTTTGGCCGTCGTTTTTCCGTCCAAGCCGGAAGGCGAATAAACAGTCATCGGCGCGCATAGCCGGTTTATAAGGGGAATATTGGGTTTATCCCATAACAGGCGCCGGTTGGAAAATACCGCGGCGTTATCATGCAATGTTTTCTCCCGGCACGGCGGGGCGCCCTGTAGGGAAACCCGGAAAAGGAAACAATGCGACAATAAGGAGGTCTAAGGTATGAAAAAAGCGGTAATCGAAGATGGCTGCATTGGCTGCGGCCTTTGCGAAAGCGTATGTCCGGAAGTGTTCCGTATGACGGATTGTAACGTCGCGGAGGTTTACGGCGAAATTACGCCGGACAATGAGGAAAGCGCTTTTGAGGCGGAAAGCGGCTGCCCGGTGAGCGTCATCTCCATCAACGACGATTAAGGCACGACGATTTTATGCAAAAGCCTGCCGCAGGCGCGGCAGGCTTTTGCTGTTTTTTCCCTCCTTGTGTTAAAATAAATACAGGAGGGAAAATATCATGCCTATTTCAAAGCAAACGCTTAATTTCTTAGCGCAAAATAAATTCAACAACAGCAGGGAATGGTTCCGCGCGCATAAGCCGGAATACCAGGAATATGTGCTTGCGCCCATGGCAGAGCTTGTGAACCTGCTTGCCCCTACCATACAAAAGATCGATCCGCTGATTATTACTGAACCCAAGGTGGGAAAAGCCATCTCGCGTATCTATCGTGACACGCGTTTTTCCCGTGATAAATCCCTGTACCGCGAGGTAATGTGGATTGTGTTTGCGCGCAGCAAAAGTGAATTTGGCTGCCTGCCGGGGTTTGTGCTCGAATTTTCCCCGCAGGGCTTCCGTTATGGCTGCGGATATTACGGCGCTCCACCGCGTACCATGGAAATGATCCGCAGGATGGCCCTCGAAGGCGACAAGGCGTTCCAAAAGGCGTTCCGTGCCATGAAAAAGCAGGACATTTTTACGCTGGAGGGCGAATTTTATAAACGAAGCAAATGTCCGGACGCACCGAAGGACATGCGCAGCTGGCTTGACCGCAAAAACCTTGACTGGATGCGAAACAGCACGGATGCGAGCCTTCTGTTTTCGCCGGATTTATACAAGACGCTTTCGGATGGTTTCACGCTGCTCGCGCCCTTTTATGATTTCCTGTGCAAGGTGGAAGAACGGCTTTTGGCCGAGGCCTGAATTCACACTTTTTTTACAAATTCAGACGTTTAAAATCCTGCTATGTTGGTATTATTTAAATAAGAAGCAAGAAAAGGAGATGGATAAAAATGGCAGGATTAATTCCATTTGGTCACCGGCATGGTCTTTCAAAGGGATTTGACGATCTCGGTTTTTGGGACGGAAGTTTCATGCGCAATTTCTTCAACGGATCGGATGGATTCACCAATTTCAGGGTGGACGTCAAGGATAAGGACGACCGCTATGAGGTTGACGCCGATCTTCCGGGCCTTCACCGGGAGATGATCGACGTTTCCTATGACGATGGAATCCTTACGATCAGTGCAGACATGAATGAGGAGTCCAAGACCGAAAAAGACAATTATGTGGTGAATGAGCGCCGTATGGGCCGTGTTTCCCGTTCGTTCTCGGTGAGCGACGTCAAAGAAGACGACATCACTGCGGAATACAAAGACGGCGTTTTGAAAGTCGTTCTTCCGAAGAATGGCGAAGAAAAGAAAAAATCCAAAAAAATTGACATCAGGTGACAAAAAGAAGCAAAGAGGCCTGCATCATTTCTGTGATGCAGGCCTCTTTGCAACTAAGTATATTATAAGGAAGAAACTTAATCTCTTTACAAACGCATCTGCCGTGAAGGATGGCGGCGTACCGCCCGCTTCCGGCCTTCCTCAGAGGATTTTCCCGATCCCATCCTCGCCTTCAACGACCCCGATGGTAAACTCGAACTCCTTCGTTTCGCCCGGTGCAAGCATGACCAGCTGTCCGCGTTCACGCGCGGCGGCGCGGCCCTCCGGCAGGCTGTTCGACGGCTCGAGGCCTACCACATAGTCACCCTCTCCCATCATTTTCCATTCGCCGAAATTTGTGAACTGCGCACGGTTGAATTTTACGTATCCGCCCAGACCGAGCTTTTTATTATACAGGCAGGCATAGCTCTCGTCGCCCTTTACCTTGGGGATATCATGATAGAACACCTGCTCGTTATAGCCATGCGCAGGCGCTTCAAACTTCATGTAACGGTCAATATCTTTTTCACCCTCCGCGTCCCGCGCGCGCACCTTTGTGCCCTCCGGCTCGATCAGCACAGTATCCTCGCTGACGAGCGGATAGCCAAAGTTACAGTGGTAAAGCAGCATCAGCGGCGCTTGCGTATGGCCGCAATTTTCCACACGGTCGCGCACATGCACGCACGCTTCGCCCATTTTCACCATGAATTCACGTGTCAGCACCATGTTTTCGCCAAACACAGCACTTTCTGCAACTTTCCCGCGGATGCGGATCACATAATCGCCGTCCTCCCATTCCCTGCTGACGCCTACGTCGCAGGCGGGCGTATTGCTGATCCTTCCGTGCAGACCAAGCGTATCACCCGCGTCTGTGCACGGCGCGCCCATATAGGTAAGACCGCAGGTTGTCATAAGCCCCGCGAAAAAACCGCGCAGGAAGCCCAGCCCGTCTTTTTCAAAATAGGCCGGATTTACGACCCCCGGTTTTCCGATATACGCGATGGGCGTTCCCTTATATTCCGCCCATGCAATATCCATCCCCCGCGAAGGAAGGATCGAAAACGAAAATCCGCCGCCCGTTTTCACATCAATGACGCGCACGCCATCCGCTTTGCCCGCGGTCAGCATTCCCTCGCGCGCATCCGCGATCTGCGACATATCCCCTACGTATTTACCCAATTCCTCTTTTGTCACTTTTTTCCCGAATAATTCCATTACTTGCCTCCTGTTTAAAACGGCGGAACAGAATCCATTCCGTTCCGCCGCCGCGCCTCAGATTTCCATAAGCATATCGCCAAGGTCGGACAGGCTGTCCGAGGCCTTGTGATATACCTTCATCATTTTATCATAGTATGCCATATTTTCGGGGATTGGCGCAACATCTTCTTCGATCTTATGCAGGGAATCGATCTTGTCGAAATCGGACCAGATGCCCGTCCCGACTGCCGCGCACGCAGCCGCGCCGAGCGCAGCCGCCTGTTCGTCAATGTTGGACTTCAAAACATGCATCTTGTAAACGTCCGCATAGATCTGCCGCCAGAGTGGGCTTTTGCTCCCGCCGCCTACGAGCAGCATCTCGTCCGCGATATCCGTCAGCTCACGAAGTTTATCGAGACACGCGCGAAGCCCCATAGAGATACCTTCCATCGAGGCGCGGATCACATCCGCGCGCGTATGAATGAGGTCAAGTCCCATAAACGCGCCGCGCAGATTGTAGCTCTTATCCATCGGCATCCCTCCGCCAAGGCTGGGGTTGAAGAGCAATTTGCCCGCACCAACCGGGGATTTTGCCGCCTCCTGCGTCATCAGGTCGTAAGCGTCGCTCCCCGTTCTTTCTGCTTCTTCGACAAACTCCCGGCACATCTGGTCGCGCATCCAGCGGAAACATGTGCCGCCCGCCGTAAGGCACAGCGCGGAAGCAAAATAGCCGGGGACTACATGGGTGAAAACATAAGGACGGGAATTCGCCTCGAGCAGCGGCTTTTGAGAGGAGACCGCAATCCACGAAGAGGAACCGAGGGAATTATATACCCTGCCCTCCTTAAACGCTTTTGCGCCAAGCGCCATACAGGAATTGTCCACGCCGCCCGCAACGACATTTACCTTCGTCGTGAGGCCGAGCTCGTCCGCCGCTTCCTGCGAGATTTGGCCGATCACATCCGTGGAAGCGACAACCTCGGGAAATATCTCTTCCGGCAGCCCCATCGCGGCGATAAGCCCGGATGAATACCGCCAGTTTTCAAGGTCCCATACGCCGCTGCCCGAAGCATACGACGGATCGGTGCATAAACGGCCCGTCAGCTTATAATTAATGTAGTCCTTGGTGCCGATCACCTTGCCGATGTTGCGGTAGACCTCCGGCTCGTTGTCCTGGTACCACAGGATCTTGAATGCGGAATAAAACGCAGGGGTAAAGCCATTGCCCGTCGTCATATACCATTTTTCTTCGCTGTAATTTTCAAATACGTCCGCAACCTGCTTTGTCGCGCGTCCGTCGGACCAAATGGGCGTAAACTCCCGCAGGAGCGTACCATCCCTGCCGACCGGTACCGCTCCGAGGCTGTGGCCCGAAATACCGCAGCAGGTAATATCGTTTTTATCCACTTTTGCTTTTTCCAGCAGAAGGCGCGTACTCTTTACGATCGCCTCCCACCAGTCCTCCGGCTTTTGTTCGTGCCAGCCGTGCGCCGGATAGGTCGTATTATAAGACATAAAGGCGGCCGCGATGCAGTTGCCATCGCTATCGTAAAGGGAGGCCTTGTTTCCGCCGGTTCCAAGGTCCCACGCAATTATTTTCTGTTCCATTTTCCTAAGGCTCCTTCGATTCTTATTCCACTTTCTGCAATTCGTCTGCCGCAAGCAGTATATTTAGTTTTTCGGTCGCGGCCGCAAGCGCCGCACATGCGTCTGACCGGCCTGTGACGGTATCGTATACCGCCTTCCCAAGGATATCCTCGAACCTCTGTTCCGAAAGACAGGTCCCGTCTGTTTTTAGGGGAAGCTCTCTTGTACGTCCGAATTCGCTCGCTTCCACCGTCCTGTGCAGCCACGGATAAACGTTTGCCACCTCAAGGTTCTCCACCGCCGTACGGCGCGGGACGAAGCCCCCAAGAATGGTGTTCAAAACCGAGATTTCCCGGTCCGTCGCCCACTTGATGAACTCGAACGCCGCATCCTTCTGTCTGCTGCCGGCGTTCACGGCAAGCGCCCAGCCGCCGTCCACGCTGACTTTGCCCGGCATAAAGCTGAAGCCGATTTTTCCGTTAACCCGGGATTTGCTCCATTCCGTTACGGTGGACATATTATCCGTAAACAGCGTAATCATCGCCGTCTTGCCGCTGCGGAATTCCACCGCCTGCTCTCCCCACCAGTTGTCGCACGATCCGTCCGAGGCATAGCGGAAGCTTTCCCTGTAATTTTCCAGCGCGCGGACAGCCTCTTCACTGTCGAGCGTAAAACGGGTGCCGTCGTGCACCTTGCCGCCGAACGACCATAGCCGAGGCAAGTATTCGCATACACCGCCCGACGACATGCGGCTTCCAAGCGTCGTCCCGAATTCCGTCGGGGAATCCGGATTATATTTACGTGTGAAGAACTGCGCGACCAAATTAAATTCCTCCCACGTATGGGGCGGCCGAAGCTCTTTTTTATGCTGTTCGTAAAACATGCGCTGCATGCGGATATCCGCGAAGCAATCCTTACGGTAGAAAAGCAGTTGGGTGCAGAACGTGAAGGGGATCGCGTAAACGGAACCCTGCCTGAGCGAATATTTTTCAAAAATATTGGGCAGCATATCGTCATAATAATCCGGATCCCGCGCGATATACCTGTCCAGGTTTTCCACGACCTTTTTCTGGGCAAATTCCGCGAGCCACGGGATATCTACGTCAAACACATCGTAGTTGTCCTTATACCATTCGTCCCGGATCGCCCAGTACATCTTCGGATAGGCTTTGGCGTCGATCTCAAGCTCCATCCCGGTTTTCTGCTCGAAATCGGATTTCATCGTTTCCATCGCATAACGCGCCCGGTCGATCGTAAGCAGCACCCGCAGCTTCCTGCGCGGCTCCGTCACCTTGATTTCCGGCTTTGGGTCAAGCTCCTTCAGATGCTCCGGCTTAACCTTCAGGAAAACGGTGCGCGCCGAAAATTTCGCGCCCCTTTCGATGTAATCCAGCATCATTTGGAACGCCGCCTCCACCAGCTCGATATAGGGATGCGGCACATAGATCACGCCTTCACGCGAGGTAAGCGTCCATGAGGTCGGCATATTGGCCACCACGAGCGGCCGCGCATGTTTCGGGATGTGGAGCACCTCGCACGCCTTGAGCACAGCATCCATCGCCTGGGAGCAGATCACCAGGATCACCTGCGGCGGCTTTGCCGACGCAACAAGGCGCAGCGCCTCCTTCAAAAGTCCTTCCCTGTCGTAGCTCGATACTGCGCACAGATGCTGCTGCACCGTCAGGTTGTGGTCGCGGTGCGCTTCTACATAGCCGTTGAACGTCTGCTCCTCAAGCGTATACTGGATCGGACTCAGGAGAATGCCGATATTCCCGTATCCTGCCTTGAGCAGCTGCGAAACCGTGCTTCTCGCCTGCCGCCGCGCGTCAAGGCCGACATAGTGGCGCTTTTCGTCGTCAGGCTCACGCTGTAGGAAGACAATTTTAAGCCCGCTTTGCCGCAGCCTGCGAAACAGCTCAGTATTTTGGGGCTGGCAGGTCGCCAGCATCACCCCATCCACATTATGCATCAGGGACATATTAAGCAGGCGGGTCTCAAGCTCGGCGTCCTCATTGGTAATATGCAGGTTGGTCACATAGCCCTTTTCCGCAAACAGCGCCGAAAGGTTCGTATACATCTGGGCCATAGCGGCGGCAACGATATTGGGCAGGATCACATCGATCTGCATGGATTTGCTCAGCCGCAGGCTGCGCGCAATTGCGTTTGGCTCGTAAGCAAGCTCCTTCATTGCTTTTTCAACGCGCTTCACCTTGTCAAGGCTGACTCCCTTTGCCCCGTTTATTATGTTAGAGACCGTACCGTGGGAAACCCCGGCCAATCTCGCAACGTCTTTCATCGTTGCCATAAAATTTTTCACCAACCTATATTTATTTGGGTCAATATCCTGTTCCAAGCTCTCCTTCGTCGCTTAGGAACAGTTCGCCCTTTTCATCGCGTTTTACCGCTTCCTCGAGAATATTCTTCGAGGAGCGCGTCCCGATACGCACCGTGCCCGTCGCAAGGACAGCCAGCGCCGCATCCAGCGTTTTCACTCCGCCCGCGGCTTTTACCTTCATGCCGTCCGCGTGCTCTACCATGATCTTAAGGTCGTGGATCGTTGCGCCGCCGCCCGCGTAGCCGGTAGACGTCTTGGAAAAATCCGCGCCGCCTGCCTTCGCCAGCTCGCTCGCTTTGATAATCTGTTCATCCGTAAGGTAATAATTTTCAAAGATGACTTTGAGCTTCGCGCCGCCGTCGTGCGCGGCCTTTGCGACCTGCTTGATCTCATCCAGCACATAATCGTACTCGCCCGAGAGGAACCTTCCGATGTTCATAACCATATCGACTTCCACAGCGCCTTTCAGGATCGCATCCTTCGTTTCGAAAACCTTTGTTTCCGTCGTGCAGGTGCCGTGCGGGAAACCAATGACCGTAGTTGGGAGCACGTCCGTGCCCTCAAGCTCACGGATCACAATCGGCAGGTCGGAGGGGCGCACGCATACCGAAACACATTTGTACTGTTTGGCAAGACCGCAGCCTTCCTTCAGTTCCTTTACCGTGATATCCGGACGCAAAAGGGAATGGTCGAGCGCGTCCGCGATTTCCTGTACTGTGATTTTTTTCTTTTCCATGGCAGCTTTTCTCCTATATATTATATTTTAAATTGACAGAAAATGAAATAGTTTCATTGTGTGCGGTCCGGAGGGGCGGCAGCAACGCCCCTCCCA
It encodes the following:
- a CDS encoding sugar transferase, with protein sequence MYRKYIKRLLDIIFSALSLGILSPVFLVTAILVRAKLGSPVIFRQRRPGKDEKIFTMYKFRTMTDRKDENGELLPDGERLTGFGKKLRSTSIDELPELLNILKGEMSFVGPRPLLKEYLPYYTKEEHHRHDMRPGLTGLAQINGRNDLEWKARFHIDIQYIKHVNFRLDSEVLFRTIAYTVRKKDIKSGNEMVMKDLDVERQDKIDC
- a CDS encoding DegT/DnrJ/EryC1/StrS family aminotransferase, yielding MGKLREKIYLSSPHMCGKEMDYIQEAFDTNWIAPLGKNVDYFEREIAAYAGVKAAAALSSGTAAIHLALKACGVKQGDIVFCSDLTFAASCNPIIYEQAVPVFIDSERKSLNMSPAALEKAFKKQVPKAVIAVNLYGQSADMAAIKRICDKRNIPIIEDAAESLGATYKDKMSGSIGKFGVFSFNGNKIITTSGGGMLVSDDEEAIAKARFWATQARDQARHYQHSELGYNYRMSNIVAGIGRGQLTILSERIKQKKAIYEYYKNAFEEIGEIEMCPIASWGKPNYWLSIILLEPDSKIKPLDIMLALEKENIESRPVWKPMHLQPFYEHYEFFSDNSDAIAVSEDVFGRGVCLPSDTKMTEKDMARVCGIIKGLF
- a CDS encoding nucleoside-diphosphate sugar epimerase/dehydratase, which gives rise to MQEKKTYKIHRTRNSIIVFLVLCDIVSVFLSLYFAVCIRFESLSPAFGTNLLWLAWPLLSVLFCVLFYLFRLYHSMWRYSGISEGLRIIASVVIGSAICFGCDLAFDLHIPLSIQMLFSLLLMVFLCVSRFGYRAVRHLSIRKNSKSPARASLLVVGAGSGAAMIIAQMRGYGRYRDIVAVDDDANKQKMRIQGVEVVGFVRDIPRIVTQRSVSDIIVAIPSLKGEKLSEILDLCRKTGCRVRILPLIQEMDTEKKKGAPPLREIRVNDILFREEVQLDMDSIGVYLNGKDVLVTGGGGSIGSEICRQAARFNIKSLTIFDIYENTAYELHCELKRQYGDALDVKIRIGSVREIERLKQVFCEVHPQIVFHAAAHKHVPLMEDCPLEAIKNNVQGTLNTLQAANEAGVERFVNLSTDKAVNPTSIMGATKRLTEMAVQSFAKKTGMKCMSVRFGNVLGSHGSVIPLMENQIRNGGPVTVTHPDIVRYFMTIPEAAQLVLQAGALANSGSVYVLDMGKPVKIMELAKTLIHFYGYEPDVDIPIEIIGLRPGEKLYEELAMAEEKERLDTTAHNRIFKLGPGETSFDLELFEQMLTLANNNDMDAIGRLKQIVTTYQPWCDRDR
- a CDS encoding transcription termination/antitermination NusG family protein, which translates into the protein MKFPYCYCVSCYSGEEEKVADKIRRICGCYSLVPRYEREEKKKGTWEKRRHVLLPGYIFLYSETPLNFGLFYGISQLTGCLKYDDGFELRGDDLKFAEWVLRYHGVIRLSQAVMEGDHIKIIDGPLADYEGMIKKVNKHRRSAMVEIKVGSHVKDVWMSFQWFDAPEQI
- a CDS encoding recombinase family protein, whose amino-acid sequence is MEQREYGYARVSTKEQHEDRQISALLKEGIQKENIFIDKQSGKDFERPKYKKLLRRLKKGDVVFISSIDRLGRNYAEIMDQWRIMTREKQADVVVLDMPLLDTRQKGDDLTGIFIADLVLQILSYVAQKERENIRARQAEGIAAAKARGVKFGRQKMEVPSNFREVAALWRNGGIPLREALEKLEIGRTYFFKKIKEFQI
- a CDS encoding cupin domain-containing protein, with protein sequence MDQLMKNIETATVLPFAGLVDYAPGQVASKTLAQNDAVSLTLFAFAKGEEISTHESHGDALVIALDGIGEITIDGEKHPLRAGEAILMPARHPHAVYAVEKFKMFLAVVFPSKPEGE
- a CDS encoding ferredoxin, whose protein sequence is MKKAVIEDGCIGCGLCESVCPEVFRMTDCNVAEVYGEITPDNEESAFEAESGCPVSVISINDD